The following proteins are co-located in the Pseudomonas fluorescens genome:
- a CDS encoding DUF2946 domain-containing protein produces the protein MKIARTDRSLIAWMLYCCVLFNVFACSIGHGQMLGMQLNGIGGQFCTVDPRTQAPTQTNSTDENLPTLSKAFGCPLCSTGGMGPALSSSLNVAVLPQPHAPPPAVVLAADISARFTWPTANPRAPPAFA, from the coding sequence ATGAAAATCGCCCGTACCGACCGCTCGCTCATTGCCTGGATGCTTTATTGCTGCGTCCTGTTCAATGTGTTCGCGTGCAGTATTGGTCACGGGCAGATGCTGGGGATGCAACTCAACGGCATCGGTGGCCAGTTCTGTACAGTGGACCCGCGCACCCAGGCGCCAACGCAGACTAACTCCACGGATGAGAACCTGCCGACGCTGTCCAAGGCGTTCGGCTGCCCGCTTTGTTCGACCGGCGGCATGGGCCCGGCACTGAGTTCCAGCCTGAATGTGGCGGTGCTGCCACAACCTCACGCGCCACCACCGGCCGTGGTTCTCGCCGCCGACATTTCTGCCCGCTTCACCTGGCCCACGGCCAACCCTCGCGCGCCGCCCGCGTTCGCCTGA
- a CDS encoding ABC transporter substrate-binding protein — protein sequence MKGLRSLLAASLTTLGLSVASLPISAAQAPVHFADLNWESGSLITEVLRFIVEKGYDLPTDTLPGTTITLETALAKNDIQVIGEEWAGRSPVWIKAEAEGKVVGLGDTVKGATEGWWVPEYVVKGDPAKGLKPLAPDLKTVQDLARYKDVFKDPEAPGKGRFLNSPIGWTSEVVNAQKLKAYGLNDSYVNFRSGSGAALDAEIASSIRRGKPVLFYYWSPTPLMGRYKLIQLQEPPFDADAWKTLTDADNPNPRPTRSLASKLSIGVSTPFQKDHPQIAEFFTKVQFPIEPLNKSLASMSENHTPPRDVAQAFLKEHPEVWKAWLTEDVAQKVQASLK from the coding sequence ATGAAAGGATTGAGATCGCTGTTGGCGGCGTCGCTGACGACCCTGGGGTTGTCGGTGGCCTCACTGCCGATATCGGCCGCACAGGCACCGGTGCATTTCGCCGACCTGAACTGGGAAAGCGGCAGCCTCATCACCGAGGTGCTGCGGTTTATCGTCGAGAAGGGCTATGACCTGCCCACCGACACCTTGCCCGGCACCACCATCACCCTGGAAACCGCCTTGGCGAAAAATGACATCCAGGTGATTGGCGAAGAGTGGGCCGGCCGCAGTCCGGTCTGGATCAAGGCGGAAGCCGAAGGCAAAGTGGTTGGCTTGGGCGATACGGTCAAGGGTGCCACCGAGGGGTGGTGGGTGCCGGAGTACGTGGTCAAGGGCGACCCCGCCAAAGGCCTGAAGCCGTTGGCGCCGGACCTCAAGACCGTGCAGGACCTGGCGCGTTACAAGGATGTGTTCAAGGACCCCGAGGCCCCTGGCAAAGGGCGCTTTTTGAACAGCCCGATCGGCTGGACGTCGGAAGTGGTGAACGCACAGAAACTCAAGGCTTACGGCCTGAACGACAGCTACGTGAACTTCCGCAGCGGCTCCGGTGCGGCACTCGATGCCGAGATTGCGTCGTCGATCCGTCGAGGCAAACCGGTATTGTTCTACTACTGGTCACCGACGCCCTTGATGGGGCGTTACAAATTGATCCAGTTGCAAGAGCCGCCGTTTGACGCCGATGCCTGGAAGACCCTCACCGACGCGGATAACCCCAATCCGAGGCCGACTCGGTCGTTGGCGTCCAAGTTGAGTATTGGTGTGTCGACGCCGTTCCAAAAAGACCACCCGCAGATTGCCGAGTTTTTTACCAAGGTTCAGTTCCCGATCGAGCCACTGAATAAATCGCTGGCATCGATGAGTGAGAACCACACGCCGCCACGGGATGTGGCTCAGGCATTTCTAAAAGAGCACCCTGAGGTGTGGAAGGCTTGGTTGACGGAAGACGTGGCGCAGAAAGTGCAGGCGAGCCTGAAGTAA
- a CDS encoding methyl-accepting chemotaxis protein has product MIGTEQVTSQLSRQALSAASQAHQCSTQGREVLAQSITRMRQLSQRANASRELIEALSQRSEEIQRVTLVIQSIASQTNLLALNAAIEAARAGEHGRGFAVVADEVRGLAGRTATATDEVGVMVADIQQRTTQVVEQIRQLSADLHIGVEQVEHAGEQLENIASLAADVEGQVHEIAQGTDTNRTQLDSLFHAVEQMRSDLTVSDEQTRQLADVAVQMEGQAETISERLAEVGLDDYHQRIYDLAREGATHIAEQFEADLLQNRISLEDLFDRSYTPIPNTRPSKYHTRFDGYTDQVLPAIQEALLPRHEGLVFAIACTPQGYVPTHNKAFSHPLTGDDQVDALQNRTKRKFDDRTGIRCGSHQQAVLLQTYTRDTGELMHDLSVPIMVRGRHWGGLRLGYKPEGAKAER; this is encoded by the coding sequence ATGATCGGCACCGAACAGGTCACTTCCCAGCTCAGCCGCCAAGCCCTCAGCGCGGCCAGCCAGGCGCATCAGTGCAGCACGCAAGGGCGTGAAGTGCTGGCGCAGTCGATCACCCGCATGCGCCAGCTCAGCCAGCGCGCGAATGCCAGCCGTGAACTGATCGAAGCCTTGAGCCAGCGCAGTGAGGAAATCCAGCGCGTGACCCTGGTGATCCAATCCATCGCCAGCCAGACCAACTTGCTCGCATTGAATGCGGCGATTGAAGCGGCACGTGCGGGTGAGCACGGCCGCGGCTTTGCCGTGGTCGCCGATGAAGTGCGTGGCCTCGCCGGACGCACCGCCACGGCCACCGACGAGGTCGGGGTGATGGTTGCGGATATCCAACAACGCACGACTCAAGTGGTTGAGCAGATTCGCCAACTGTCGGCGGACCTGCACATCGGCGTCGAGCAGGTGGAGCACGCCGGCGAGCAATTGGAAAACATCGCCAGCCTGGCGGCGGATGTGGAAGGGCAAGTCCATGAAATTGCGCAGGGCACCGACACCAACCGTACGCAACTCGACAGCCTGTTCCACGCCGTGGAGCAGATGCGCAGCGACTTGACGGTGAGCGACGAGCAAACCCGGCAGCTGGCTGATGTCGCCGTGCAAATGGAAGGGCAGGCGGAAACCATCAGCGAACGCCTGGCTGAGGTCGGCCTGGATGACTATCACCAGCGCATCTACGACCTGGCCCGTGAAGGGGCCACGCACATTGCCGAACAGTTCGAGGCTGATCTGCTGCAAAACCGTATCAGCCTGGAGGACTTGTTTGACCGCAGCTACACGCCGATCCCGAATACCCGCCCAAGCAAATACCACACGCGTTTTGATGGTTACACCGACCAAGTCTTACCGGCGATCCAGGAGGCGTTGCTGCCGCGCCATGAAGGGCTGGTGTTCGCCATTGCCTGCACACCTCAGGGCTATGTGCCGACGCACAATAAGGCGTTCTCTCACCCTCTCACTGGTGATGATCAGGTCGATGCGCTGCAGAACCGCACCAAACGCAAATTCGACGACCGCACCGGCATTCGTTGCGGCAGCCATCAACAAGCGGTGTTGTTACAGACCTATACCCGTGATACCGGCGAATTGATGCACGACTTGTCAGTGCCGATTATGGTCAGGGGCAGGCATTGGGGTGGTTTGCGCCTGGGCTATAAACCGGAGGGTGCTAAAGCCGAGCGTTAG
- a CDS encoding DUF2789 domain-containing protein gives MDAPIPTLETLFEQLGLDSSPEAIDAFIGAHTLDEDVKLIDAPFWTPQQAAFLKEELREDAEWAIPVDELNQRLHQPH, from the coding sequence ATGGACGCGCCAATCCCAACCCTTGAAACCCTGTTTGAACAACTCGGCCTGGATTCAAGCCCCGAAGCCATCGACGCATTCATCGGCGCACACACGCTGGATGAAGACGTCAAGCTGATCGATGCCCCTTTCTGGACGCCGCAACAGGCGGCGTTTCTCAAGGAAGAATTGCGCGAAGACGCCGAATGGGCCATCCCGGTGGATGAACTGAACCAGCGTCTGCATCAACCGCACTAA
- a CDS encoding DUF3995 domain-containing protein, whose product MSFVIARWIVGVFTCISMVHLYWAAGGKLGSVAAIPQLPGEFARGPRPAFKPSALGTFLVAMGLVAIALLVCLRAGLYFSPVSHGALQWGISAIALVMFARAIGDSELVGFFKKVGGSRFARLDTYFYSPLCLVLGVGLLVVAWG is encoded by the coding sequence ATGAGCTTTGTCATCGCACGGTGGATCGTCGGGGTTTTTACCTGCATCAGCATGGTGCACCTGTACTGGGCCGCCGGTGGCAAACTCGGCAGCGTTGCGGCCATTCCCCAGCTGCCCGGCGAATTCGCCCGCGGGCCAAGGCCAGCGTTCAAGCCCTCGGCACTCGGCACGTTCCTCGTCGCGATGGGGTTGGTGGCGATTGCTTTGCTTGTCTGCCTGCGGGCCGGGCTGTATTTCTCACCGGTGTCCCATGGCGCACTGCAGTGGGGGATCAGCGCGATAGCCTTGGTCATGTTTGCCAGGGCGATTGGGGATTCGGAGTTGGTAGGGTTTTTCAAGAAGGTGGGTGGGTCCAGGTTTGCAAGGTTGGACACGTATTTTTATTCGCCGTTGTGTCTGGTGTTGGGGGTGGGGTTGTTGGTGGTGGCGTGGGGGTGA
- a CDS encoding TonB-dependent receptor translates to MKHLPLLAGLFGCLPVGGWALELAPTTIDGEQSTEPGLALDQSSGMASRLGLSVRETPASVAIATRSDIERHGAKTFRDAANTLPGVNASAPPGFGGFVSYRGFTSSQITQMFNGINVATGLARPVDAWVYDRVELVGGPSSLINGAGSVGGSLNYVTKLATREEQAAEGQLTYGSYHSAGMAFGLNHALTEPGAEVQHYARLDVSRNTNHSYIDRDQRDAWSLAFSLLSDLTPNLSHTLALEYQDEHEDSPYWGTPVLNPKAGELKIDKHNRFNNYNVADGRYEQRTLWARSIIDYRINDSTTLKNTLYHLDSQRDYRNLETYQYNTDNSAVNRSTAYQVRHQGEQNGNQFELRHDDTFFGLATTWSGGFEYKVNSTTNNPLNVPGNSTVDPNNYNPGHFYAIPGTKPGFVKDKTNQVTTQALFVENRLGLTDKLSLLTGLRYDAIDLDVTNHRSITATNPRHFKRSWEPVTGRVGLTYQFIPSANVYVQYSTAAEQPSTTTQVFDVSTGKQWEVGSKFDYLDGRGSATVAAYKIERKDFAVTNPLDPNNSIPVGAQTSKGIELASSLRITPRLLAEGNVAWVDAEYDDFNEKVASGAVVSRKGNTPTNVPKRVGNLWLTYDVSEDWQGGVDARYVAEVFADNANTQTVPAYTLFGTFLRYKVDSHTSVTGRVRNLTNEVYAEFAHVSPAYYLGSPRTFEVAVQTRF, encoded by the coding sequence ATGAAACATTTACCCTTGTTGGCGGGCCTGTTCGGCTGCCTGCCTGTCGGTGGCTGGGCGCTGGAGTTAGCCCCCACCACCATTGATGGCGAACAATCCACTGAGCCGGGGCTGGCCCTGGATCAATCCAGCGGCATGGCTTCGCGGCTGGGCTTAAGCGTGCGGGAAACCCCGGCGTCGGTGGCGATCGCCACTCGCAGTGACATCGAGCGCCATGGCGCCAAGACCTTTCGCGATGCGGCCAACACGTTGCCAGGCGTCAACGCCAGTGCGCCGCCCGGGTTTGGCGGGTTTGTGTCGTATCGTGGCTTTACCAGCAGCCAGATCACCCAGATGTTCAACGGCATCAATGTCGCTACCGGCTTGGCGCGGCCGGTCGATGCGTGGGTTTACGACCGGGTGGAATTGGTCGGTGGCCCCTCCTCCTTGATCAACGGCGCCGGCTCCGTGGGCGGCTCGCTGAACTACGTGACGAAGCTGGCGACCCGTGAGGAACAGGCCGCCGAAGGCCAGCTCACGTACGGCAGCTACCACAGCGCCGGCATGGCCTTCGGCCTCAATCACGCGCTGACCGAACCGGGCGCCGAGGTGCAGCATTACGCGCGCCTGGACGTCAGCCGCAACACCAACCACAGCTACATCGACCGCGACCAGCGTGATGCCTGGAGCCTGGCGTTTTCCCTGCTCAGCGACCTTACGCCCAACCTGTCCCACACCCTGGCCCTGGAATACCAGGATGAACACGAAGACAGCCCGTATTGGGGCACGCCGGTGCTCAATCCCAAGGCCGGCGAGTTGAAGATCGACAAACACAACCGCTTCAACAACTACAACGTTGCCGATGGCCGTTACGAACAGCGCACCCTCTGGGCGCGCTCGATCATCGACTACCGGATCAACGACAGCACCACGCTGAAAAACACCCTTTATCACCTCGACAGCCAGCGCGACTACCGCAACCTGGAAACCTACCAATACAACACTGACAATAGCGCGGTGAACCGCTCGACCGCTTATCAAGTCCGGCATCAGGGCGAGCAGAACGGCAACCAGTTCGAGCTGCGCCATGACGACACATTCTTCGGCCTTGCGACAACGTGGTCGGGCGGCTTTGAGTACAAAGTCAACAGCACCACCAACAACCCGCTGAACGTGCCGGGTAACAGCACGGTGGACCCGAACAACTACAACCCTGGGCATTTCTACGCTATCCCAGGCACCAAGCCTGGCTTCGTCAAAGACAAAACCAACCAAGTCACCACCCAGGCACTGTTCGTGGAGAACCGTCTGGGCCTCACCGATAAACTCTCGCTGCTGACGGGCTTGCGTTACGACGCTATCGACCTGGACGTCACCAATCACCGCAGCATCACCGCCACCAACCCACGGCATTTCAAGCGCAGCTGGGAGCCGGTAACCGGCCGCGTGGGCCTGACCTACCAGTTCATTCCATCGGCCAATGTGTATGTGCAATACAGCACGGCGGCTGAACAGCCATCAACCACCACCCAGGTCTTCGACGTGTCGACCGGCAAGCAGTGGGAAGTGGGCAGCAAGTTCGATTACCTCGACGGTCGCGGCTCGGCCACCGTCGCGGCCTACAAGATCGAACGCAAGGATTTTGCCGTCACCAACCCGTTGGACCCGAACAACAGCATCCCGGTGGGAGCCCAGACCTCCAAGGGCATCGAGCTGGCCAGCTCATTGCGCATCACGCCAAGGCTGCTGGCCGAGGGCAACGTTGCCTGGGTGGACGCCGAGTACGATGACTTCAACGAGAAAGTCGCCAGCGGCGCGGTGGTCTCACGCAAAGGCAACACCCCCACCAACGTGCCCAAGCGCGTGGGCAACCTGTGGCTGACCTATGACGTTTCTGAGGATTGGCAAGGCGGTGTGGATGCGCGGTATGTCGCTGAGGTGTTTGCGGACAATGCCAACACTCAAACGGTGCCGGCCTACACGCTGTTTGGGACGTTCCTGCGCTACAAAGTCGACTCGCACACGTCAGTAACCGGGCGGGTGCGTAACCTGACGAATGAGGTGTACGCCGAGTTTGCGCATGTGTCGCCAGCGTATTACCTGGGCTCACCAAGGACCTTTGAGGTCGCGGTGCAAACCAGGTTCTAA